In ANME-2 cluster archaeon, a single window of DNA contains:
- a CDS encoding nucleoside 2-deoxyribosyltransferase, translated as MGRVFLSGAIRGGRRLVETYRFMADVMIGEGMEVLSEHVAKENVFAEEKNMTEDEIFQRDMDGIEQCDCLVAEVSVPSVGVGYEICHAVGLKKPVLCVYERGAKVSAMVLGNRGIVVQDYDDLDELRGLLLEFIRSI; from the coding sequence ATGGGTCGGGTGTTCCTGTCCGGTGCTATACGTGGGGGGCGCAGGTTGGTTGAAACCTATCGGTTCATGGCTGATGTGATGATAGGTGAGGGAATGGAAGTATTAAGTGAGCATGTAGCTAAAGAAAACGTGTTTGCGGAAGAGAAAAACATGACCGAAGATGAGATTTTTCAGCGGGATATGGACGGCATCGAGCAGTGTGACTGCCTGGTGGCAGAGGTGAGCGTGCCTTCGGTGGGTGTGGGGTATGAGATATGCCATGCTGTGGGTCTGAAGAAACCTGTGCTCTGTGTGTATGAACGGGGTGCTAAAGTGTCTGCTATGGTACTGGGGAATAGGGGGATTGTGGTGCAGGATTATGATGATCTGGACGAGCTGCGCGGGCTTTTGCTGGAATTTATCAGGTCTATCTAA
- a CDS encoding U32 family peptidase — protein sequence MKLITPELLSPAGSMESLKAAVENGADAVYLGAKEFSARQSADNFDTEGLLEAIDLAHQRDVSAYITVNTLLKDSELSDATAYLELLCEHGADAVIVQDIGLLGMLRTHMPGLPMTASTQMTVHNSAGARMFRDLGVKRAVLSREMSLEEIRSVRSETDIELEVFVHGALCICYSGRCLMSSFMGGRSGNRGHCAQPCRKLYELPGRRNTTGYLLSPKDLNLSSRLHDLMEIGVDSLKIEGRMKRPEYVAVVTKTYRDILDRYSDDPDATVTPEEQQRLETIFSRGFTEGYITGDPARSLMSMDKPGNRGTLVGRVTGYGGGGRGRVSVKLDVPLNPGDGVSIEDKGTTINTLWIGREKIDTGSVGSTVSFTFDTPVPNGTPVYRNFDPVLMEWTKATYHSMHRKIPLDIEVEAIVGKQLLIKLTDRDGLTAQAISDAVISPARQRPLDEKGLGAQVSKLGDTVFAAENVDIRMDGNIFIPIGVINSVRREAVEKLAQLRVEKYRRKCKTKVSATPLSDIFRSDIILHPNSNRAARALLSIRVSGPDGVNTAVTAGADRIYIDIEGIIGNIPLTNVAIQQAHLAGATVYVRLPDIVKDGEADLVITTVRGLSEIDGILAAAPDQMYMFRDMDIAVAVDYPTNAFNRKSLDFLTGMGAGSITVSPELTLEEIACMSEAYTIECVVQGGIQLMVSEHCLIGGIKGCGSPKRDENEEGGFRVERPCDTPYAIRDEKEFTFPVEQDDRCRTHVYNSRELCMIDRLPGVLDAGVSLLRIDGMRYNNTQVGEITGLYRQALDSCLVTGEQFNGSEYLAQVKQLFTSGLTSGHYFRGVL from the coding sequence ATGAAACTCATTACACCTGAATTGCTGTCCCCTGCTGGCAGTATGGAATCATTAAAAGCTGCTGTGGAAAACGGGGCAGATGCCGTTTATCTGGGAGCAAAGGAGTTCAGTGCCAGGCAATCGGCCGATAATTTTGACACAGAAGGACTGCTGGAGGCAATTGATCTTGCCCACCAGAGGGATGTTTCGGCTTATATCACGGTCAATACCCTTTTGAAGGACAGTGAACTCAGTGATGCCACTGCGTATCTGGAACTGCTCTGCGAGCACGGTGCAGATGCTGTGATCGTCCAGGATATCGGCTTGCTGGGGATGCTCAGGACACACATGCCTGGTCTACCCATGACGGCAAGCACGCAGATGACCGTCCATAACAGTGCGGGAGCACGAATGTTCCGGGACCTGGGAGTGAAACGGGCAGTGCTTTCCAGGGAAATGAGCCTTGAAGAGATACGGTCCGTCCGTTCGGAAACAGATATCGAGCTTGAGGTTTTCGTACACGGAGCATTGTGTATCTGCTATTCGGGCAGGTGCCTGATGAGCAGTTTTATGGGCGGCAGAAGCGGTAATCGGGGACACTGTGCCCAGCCATGCAGGAAATTGTATGAACTGCCAGGGCGCAGGAACACTACCGGATACCTGTTGAGTCCAAAGGACCTCAACCTGTCTTCCCGGCTGCATGACCTGATGGAGATAGGTGTTGATTCCCTGAAAATAGAAGGGCGCATGAAACGTCCCGAATATGTAGCTGTGGTCACAAAGACCTACAGGGATATCCTGGACCGGTATTCTGATGACCCGGATGCCACTGTTACACCAGAAGAACAGCAGCGTCTTGAGACAATATTCAGCAGGGGGTTCACGGAAGGTTATATTACCGGTGACCCTGCCAGGTCACTTATGAGCATGGATAAACCTGGTAATCGCGGTACGTTGGTTGGGCGCGTGACTGGATACGGCGGCGGTGGGCGGGGCAGGGTGTCTGTGAAGCTGGATGTTCCTCTCAATCCTGGTGATGGTGTCTCGATCGAAGATAAAGGCACGACAATCAATACATTATGGATTGGAAGAGAGAAGATCGACACGGGATCGGTCGGTTCTACAGTAAGTTTTACGTTTGACACGCCGGTTCCTAACGGTACTCCTGTTTACCGGAACTTTGACCCTGTACTGATGGAATGGACAAAGGCGACATACCACTCGATGCACAGAAAGATTCCGCTTGATATTGAAGTAGAGGCAATAGTTGGTAAACAACTCTTGATAAAGCTGACTGACCGGGATGGTTTAACAGCCCAGGCCATCTCTGATGCGGTCATCTCACCTGCCAGGCAGAGGCCGCTGGATGAAAAAGGTCTGGGGGCACAGGTCAGTAAATTGGGTGATACTGTGTTTGCGGCCGAAAATGTTGATATACGGATGGATGGGAATATTTTCATACCCATAGGAGTCATAAATTCTGTTCGGCGCGAGGCTGTGGAGAAGCTTGCGCAGCTACGTGTCGAAAAGTACCGGCGCAAATGCAAAACAAAAGTATCAGCTACACCCTTATCCGATATATTCAGGTCCGATATTATCCTTCATCCAAATAGTAACAGAGCCGCACGAGCACTATTGTCAATCCGTGTATCCGGACCTGATGGTGTCAATACCGCGGTAACTGCCGGTGCTGATAGGATATATATTGATATTGAGGGCATCATCGGGAATATTCCCCTGACCAATGTTGCAATCCAGCAAGCACATCTGGCAGGTGCGACCGTGTATGTCCGGCTGCCTGATATTGTAAAAGACGGCGAGGCAGACCTGGTTATTACTACAGTCAGGGGATTGAGTGAAATTGACGGTATACTTGCTGCTGCACCTGACCAGATGTACATGTTCAGGGATATGGACATTGCAGTTGCAGTGGACTATCCCACAAATGCTTTCAACCGCAAGAGCCTGGATTTCCTGACCGGGATGGGAGCGGGTAGCATTACGGTTTCGCCTGAACTTACCCTTGAGGAGATCGCATGCATGTCTGAAGCATACACTATTGAATGTGTTGTGCAGGGGGGTATACAGTTAATGGTATCTGAACATTGCCTCATTGGAGGCATTAAGGGATGCGGCAGTCCGAAGAGAGATGAGAATGAGGAGGGTGGATTCAGGGTAGAAAGACCGTGTGATACTCCTTATGCCATCAGGGATGAGAAAGAATTCACGTTCCCTGTCGAGCAGGACGATCGGTGCAGGACGCATGTGTATAATTCCCGGGAACTGTGCATGATAGACCGCCTTCCGGGTGTGCTGGATGCGGGTGTTTCGTTATTGCGGATCGACGGGATGCGATACAATAATACGCAGGTGGGCGAGATTACCGGACTCTACAGGCAGGCCCTTGATTCCTGCTTGGTTACGGGGGAGCAGTTCAATGGTAGCGAGTATCTGGCACAGGTGAAGCAGCTGTTTACCAGCGGTTTGACATCTGGCCATTATTTCAGGGGGGTTCTGTGA
- a CDS encoding Coenzyme F420 hydrogenase/dehydrogenase, beta subunit C-terminal domain, whose product MPVDPICKREVPRTTPYFTESEGKTYYFHDPECKKKFDDMAKNIVRVKRSLKTKEKISFGQLRKDIIKPGICAACGACAASCPSIILDGEKPKLIGPCTACGICYNQCPRTITTENGLIGRIRHPYAARSAMKGIHGQDGGVVTALLAYALEEGLIDCAIVTVKSRDDPWRPVPIIATTADELMESAGSIYTHSMTIQALMNAVQQGMRSIAFVGPSCNIDAVYKIYKSPYGLLHMFMRANILPLGLFCMDTFSDEGIEKFVASRHLKLEDIESMKIRRGKIELETGGETFVHDLSELDPYRSSSCKYCTDLTAENAAISFGGVGTPDGWTTVFTRTGRGYEIFNEAVESGYIESMDLEEKEMARVLNLARMKKVQKYSVLRREK is encoded by the coding sequence ATGCCTGTCGACCCTATTTGCAAACGTGAAGTTCCCCGGACAACTCCGTATTTTACCGAATCTGAAGGTAAAACGTATTATTTTCACGACCCCGAATGCAAGAAAAAATTCGATGACATGGCAAAGAACATTGTCAGGGTCAAACGCAGCCTGAAGACGAAAGAGAAGATATCATTCGGACAGCTGCGCAAGGATATTATCAAACCCGGTATCTGTGCGGCATGTGGAGCCTGTGCTGCCAGTTGTCCGTCCATTATTTTGGATGGTGAAAAACCGAAGTTGATAGGACCCTGTACGGCCTGCGGTATCTGCTATAACCAGTGTCCCCGCACCATTACCACCGAGAACGGGCTCATCGGCAGGATACGACATCCCTATGCAGCACGGTCAGCAATGAAAGGGATTCATGGACAGGATGGGGGTGTGGTCACGGCCCTGCTGGCCTATGCACTGGAGGAAGGACTCATAGATTGTGCCATCGTCACAGTAAAATCCAGGGATGACCCCTGGAGACCCGTACCTATCATTGCCACGACTGCTGATGAATTGATGGAGTCTGCCGGCAGCATCTATACGCACAGCATGACCATCCAGGCCCTGATGAACGCTGTCCAGCAGGGAATGCGCAGTATTGCCTTCGTGGGCCCATCCTGCAATATCGATGCGGTCTACAAAATATACAAAAGCCCTTACGGATTGCTGCATATGTTCATGCGTGCCAATATCCTTCCCCTGGGACTGTTCTGCATGGATACGTTCTCCGATGAAGGTATTGAGAAGTTTGTGGCATCCAGGCACCTGAAACTGGAAGATATTGAGAGCATGAAGATACGGCGGGGCAAAATAGAACTGGAAACTGGCGGGGAAACCTTTGTGCACGACCTTAGTGAGCTTGACCCCTACCGGAGTTCTTCATGCAAGTACTGTACCGACCTGACTGCCGAAAATGCCGCTATCAGTTTTGGGGGTGTTGGCACTCCTGATGGCTGGACCACGGTATTTACCAGGACTGGCCGGGGGTACGAGATATTCAACGAGGCGGTTGAGTCTGGTTATATTGAATCCATGGACCTTGAAGAAAAGGAGATGGCAAGAGTATTGAACCTTGCCAGGATGAAGAAGGTCCAGAAGTACAGTGTCTTACGCAGGGAGAAGTAA
- the alaS gene encoding alanine--tRNA ligase, translating into MQEDEYQLEYFFENGFVRKTCSKCSSVYWTRDPDRTTCGDAPCDHYSFIGAPVFKEQYNLSQMREKFLSFFEARKHTRLDRYPVIARWRDDIYLTIASIADFQPFVTSGMVPPPANPLTISQPCIRLPDLDSVGRSGRHLTNFEMMAHHAFNDPQREIYWKNETVAYCDALLTELGADPKAVTFKEEPWAGGGNAGPCVEVLIGGLEVATLVFMDLKQQKGGSIIIKGDPYVKMDNYIVDTGYGLERFVWASKGSPTIYDAVFPEIVSKLMEMAGVEHKLDDPVYANILAQNAKLAGMMDITGHANLTELRKKVAANIGIEVETLQTIMEPVERVYAIADHSRCLAFMFGDGIIPSNVKAGYLARLVLRRTLRLMAEAGMKVPLSDIVTMQIDNMPEYPEFRERLGTIVEILGREEEKYADTLERGRRLVAKTARHYMDKGEQFPLNEVIQMYDTHGIPPEITAEVAREIGLRIDLPDTFYSLVAESHSKAEEKEEIAVAIPGIEGIPPTERSYYYQPEELEFEAKVVAVVDGNIILDRTQFYPEGGGQPHDHGVITKGDTTYHVVDVQIGQGVILHTVTEDNIDLKPGDIVDGSVDSKRRMAHMRHHTATHVVNDAAKTVLGKHIWQAGAQKSADRARLDLSHFKRITNDELKKIELIANQSVMANIPVEITWMDRTEAEQKFGFVLYQGGVPPGKQIRVLKVGDDVEACGGTHVSNTGLIGPIKILKTERIQDGVERLEYAAGEAAVKRWQELDDLLRLSADVFDVTLEHLPETSARFFNEWKEFKKETSRLKEELAIARAASYISKAKKDKKNVIKGVIIVKEKFNGANVEELVKLASELTGDPDVVALLGSKFEGAKIVVAFGQYALPKSINKVHSGDLVREMSKVVGGGGGGRPELAQGGGPDDGKIAEALERGVEMLRESLGQ; encoded by the coding sequence ATGCAAGAAGACGAATACCAGCTTGAATACTTCTTTGAGAACGGCTTTGTAAGAAAAACCTGTTCAAAATGCAGCAGTGTATACTGGACACGTGACCCGGACAGGACAACATGCGGAGATGCACCCTGCGACCATTATTCATTCATAGGCGCCCCCGTCTTCAAAGAACAGTATAACCTCTCCCAGATGAGGGAGAAATTCCTTTCCTTCTTCGAGGCACGGAAACATACCCGGCTGGACCGCTACCCTGTTATTGCCCGCTGGCGGGACGACATTTACCTTACCATCGCCAGCATTGCCGACTTCCAGCCATTCGTGACCTCGGGAATGGTACCACCCCCGGCCAATCCCCTGACCATCAGCCAACCCTGTATCAGGCTGCCCGACCTGGATTCGGTGGGGCGCAGCGGCCGCCATCTCACCAATTTCGAGATGATGGCACATCACGCTTTTAATGACCCACAGAGGGAAATTTACTGGAAGAACGAGACCGTCGCTTACTGTGATGCCCTGCTTACCGAGCTGGGCGCCGACCCAAAAGCTGTGACCTTTAAGGAAGAACCGTGGGCGGGTGGTGGCAATGCCGGGCCTTGCGTCGAAGTGCTTATAGGCGGTCTTGAGGTGGCCACGCTCGTATTCATGGACCTCAAGCAGCAAAAGGGTGGCAGTATCATTATCAAAGGCGACCCATATGTGAAAATGGACAATTACATCGTGGATACCGGTTACGGTCTTGAGCGGTTCGTATGGGCCAGCAAGGGTTCGCCAACTATCTATGATGCAGTGTTCCCCGAAATTGTCAGTAAACTCATGGAAATGGCAGGGGTGGAGCATAAGCTGGACGACCCCGTGTATGCCAATATCCTTGCCCAGAATGCAAAGCTTGCAGGAATGATGGACATTACGGGACATGCAAACCTTACAGAACTCCGCAAGAAGGTGGCTGCAAATATCGGCATTGAAGTAGAAACGCTCCAGACCATTATGGAACCTGTGGAACGAGTGTACGCCATAGCCGACCACAGCAGATGCCTTGCCTTCATGTTCGGGGATGGCATCATTCCCTCTAACGTGAAAGCGGGATACCTGGCACGGCTGGTATTGCGCAGGACCCTGCGCCTTATGGCTGAAGCCGGAATGAAGGTGCCACTATCCGATATTGTTACCATGCAGATCGACAATATGCCCGAATATCCCGAGTTCAGGGAGCGGCTGGGTACCATTGTGGAGATACTTGGCAGGGAAGAGGAGAAATATGCTGATACCCTCGAACGGGGGCGGCGATTGGTAGCAAAGACAGCACGCCATTATATGGACAAAGGTGAGCAATTCCCGCTGAATGAGGTCATCCAGATGTACGATACTCATGGCATACCCCCTGAAATAACGGCAGAGGTGGCCAGGGAGATCGGCCTGAGGATAGACCTGCCCGATACATTTTATTCACTTGTGGCTGAAAGCCACAGTAAAGCGGAAGAGAAGGAAGAAATAGCAGTGGCAATTCCCGGTATTGAGGGAATTCCCCCTACAGAGAGGTCATATTATTACCAGCCAGAAGAGCTTGAATTCGAGGCAAAAGTGGTTGCAGTGGTGGACGGTAATATTATTCTTGACAGGACACAGTTCTATCCCGAAGGCGGTGGACAGCCCCATGACCATGGTGTGATCACAAAAGGGGATACAACATATCATGTGGTGGATGTCCAGATAGGACAGGGAGTGATATTACATACGGTCACAGAGGATAACATTGACCTGAAACCGGGGGATATAGTTGACGGTTCGGTGGACAGTAAGAGACGGATGGCCCATATGCGGCACCATACTGCCACCCATGTGGTGAACGATGCCGCCAAGACGGTACTGGGCAAACATATCTGGCAGGCCGGTGCCCAGAAAAGCGCGGACAGAGCACGTCTGGACCTTTCTCATTTCAAACGTATCACGAATGATGAATTAAAGAAAATAGAACTTATAGCCAATCAATCGGTAATGGCCAACATCCCGGTGGAGATCACCTGGATGGACAGGACCGAGGCTGAACAGAAATTCGGGTTCGTTCTCTACCAGGGTGGTGTGCCTCCCGGTAAACAGATACGGGTGCTCAAAGTGGGAGATGATGTGGAGGCTTGCGGCGGGACCCATGTGAGCAATACCGGGCTTATCGGTCCCATCAAGATACTGAAGACCGAGCGGATACAGGATGGCGTTGAGCGGCTGGAATATGCGGCAGGAGAGGCTGCTGTGAAGCGCTGGCAGGAGCTGGACGACCTGCTGCGCCTGAGTGCTGATGTATTTGATGTGACACTTGAACACCTACCAGAGACTTCTGCCAGATTCTTCAATGAATGGAAGGAGTTCAAGAAGGAAACTTCAAGGCTAAAGGAAGAATTAGCGATAGCTAGAGCTGCAAGTTACATTTCAAAAGCTAAAAAAGATAAAAAAAATGTAATTAAAGGTGTAATAATAGTTAAGGAAAAATTTAATGGAGCTAATGTTGAAGAACTAGTGAAACTCGCAAGCGAATTAACAGGAGACCCAGATGTAGTTGCACTATTAGGAAGTAAATTTGAAGGTGCAAAGATTGTAGTAGCATTTGGGCAATATGCTCTGCCAAAATCTATAAATAAGGTTCATTCAGGCGACCTTGTCCGGGAGATGTCTAAAGTCGTGGGCGGCGGCGGCGGCGGCAGGCCCGAACTGGCACAGGGTGGCGGTCCCGATGATGGTAAGATCGCTGAGGCTCTGGAGCGAGGGGTGGAAATGCTTCGGGAAAGCCTGGGCCAATGA
- the cofE gene encoding coenzyme F420-0:L-glutamate ligase codes for MPEKLELFGIKTPLIRPGDDIGSVLIHSIRDSGLTIMEGDIVVLAESAVATSEGRVVDLKNVIPGREAIALGEKYAVDPREMELVLQECDEILGGVPGAVLTITKGNMSPNAGIDSSNAPEGCVVLLPEDPTASAVRIRKQLQKEFNCRLGVIVGDSRTQPMRLGCVGIALGCSGVLPVEDARGTRDLFGKELAITRKATADNLMSAAQLIMGEAGESIPAVVVRGNGGIVVDEDVGIPVFTKKECMYYSNISN; via the coding sequence ATGCCAGAAAAACTTGAATTATTCGGGATAAAGACGCCGCTTATCAGGCCGGGTGATGATATAGGCAGCGTGCTCATCCATTCGATAAGGGATAGCGGGCTGACCATCATGGAAGGGGACATCGTGGTGCTGGCCGAATCTGCTGTGGCTACTTCTGAAGGGAGGGTGGTGGACCTGAAGAATGTGATACCTGGCAGGGAGGCAATAGCACTCGGGGAAAAATATGCCGTGGACCCCAGGGAGATGGAACTGGTGCTTCAGGAATGCGATGAAATACTGGGGGGTGTCCCGGGTGCGGTACTGACAATTACGAAGGGGAACATGTCACCCAATGCAGGGATAGACAGCTCGAATGCCCCTGAAGGGTGTGTGGTGTTGCTGCCGGAAGACCCGACAGCCAGTGCTGTACGGATAAGGAAACAACTGCAAAAAGAGTTCAACTGCCGCCTTGGTGTCATTGTGGGCGATAGCCGCACCCAGCCCATGCGGTTGGGATGTGTGGGTATTGCATTGGGATGTTCAGGGGTCCTGCCCGTGGAAGATGCCAGGGGCACCAGGGACCTTTTCGGGAAGGAACTTGCTATTACCAGGAAGGCCACTGCCGATAATCTTATGTCTGCGGCCCAGTTGATAATGGGGGAAGCGGGGGAGAGCATACCGGCGGTAGTTGTGAGGGGGAACGGAGGGATTGTCGTGGATGAGGATGTAGGGATACCGGTATTCACGAAAAAGGAATGTATGTATTATAGTAATATATCAAATTGA
- the thiC gene encoding phosphomethylpyrimidine synthase ThiC translates to MYVRTMENGKTHVELAKCGIITPQMEAVASCEGIESEVVLSRIAEGSLVIMTRGQVSVAIGKGATTKVNVNIGTSSAKIDPEEEIEKARVAERYRADTLTDLSMGGDIPSIRRSIYQHTTLPITTVPIYQSVAQQGIYSMTEDYLLNTIESQVDEGASSVVLHCIERDCIEKLKGNPRIMGMVSKGGSFTSIYMLTNECGNPFIDNFDSIMDILKKNDVVLSLGNTMRSGCIHDKPDSPQRQEMLTNMKLAKRANAAGVQVIVEGMGGHVQASEVAGYVRYHKDAGDFPLFVAGPLPTDVAVGYDHIAGAVGASMAAGAGADYLCYITPSEHLRLPTVDDVREGLVAFRIAAHIGDSIKFGAGQQDRELAKSRAVMDWDGQMQHAIEPEKASKMCPKRGPCTMCGDFCALEIMHDFLNGDTGDSSSNGNNGSMVKEGTIKSKIL, encoded by the coding sequence ATGTATGTGAGAACTATGGAAAACGGAAAAACACACGTAGAACTGGCAAAATGTGGCATTATTACCCCGCAGATGGAAGCTGTTGCATCCTGTGAAGGTATAGAATCTGAAGTGGTCCTCAGCAGGATAGCAGAGGGGAGCCTGGTCATCATGACCAGGGGCCAGGTATCGGTGGCAATAGGCAAAGGTGCTACTACCAAGGTCAATGTGAACATCGGTACTTCCAGTGCAAAGATAGACCCTGAAGAAGAAATTGAAAAGGCCAGGGTGGCCGAGAGATACCGGGCTGATACCCTGACCGACCTGTCAATGGGCGGGGATATCCCCTCTATCAGGCGGTCTATCTACCAGCATACCACCCTGCCCATTACCACGGTCCCCATTTACCAGTCAGTGGCACAGCAGGGTATCTACTCCATGACAGAAGATTACCTGTTGAATACGATTGAAAGCCAGGTCGATGAAGGAGCAAGTTCTGTGGTACTGCACTGCATCGAGCGTGACTGTATCGAGAAATTGAAAGGCAATCCCCGTATCATGGGAATGGTATCAAAGGGGGGCTCCTTTACCAGTATCTACATGCTTACCAATGAATGCGGTAATCCGTTCATAGATAATTTCGATTCTATCATGGATATCCTGAAAAAGAATGATGTAGTACTGTCACTGGGCAATACCATGCGCAGCGGCTGCATCCATGACAAACCTGATTCCCCGCAGCGACAGGAAATGCTGACAAACATGAAACTGGCAAAACGAGCGAACGCTGCAGGTGTACAGGTGATAGTGGAAGGTATGGGAGGGCACGTACAGGCATCTGAGGTGGCCGGGTATGTGAGATACCATAAAGATGCGGGGGATTTTCCTCTGTTCGTTGCCGGACCGCTGCCAACCGACGTTGCCGTGGGCTATGACCATATTGCCGGTGCTGTTGGCGCATCCATGGCTGCAGGTGCCGGTGCTGATTACCTGTGCTATATAACACCGTCAGAACACCTGAGGCTGCCCACGGTGGACGATGTGAGGGAAGGCCTGGTGGCGTTTCGCATTGCTGCGCATATTGGCGATTCCATAAAGTTCGGAGCCGGACAGCAGGATAGGGAACTGGCTAAATCCAGGGCAGTGATGGACTGGGACGGGCAGATGCAGCATGCTATAGAACCTGAGAAGGCATCGAAAATGTGTCCAAAACGGGGCCCTTGTACTATGTGCGGGGATTTCTGCGCTCTTGAGATCATGCATGATTTTTTGAATGGTGATACTGGTGACAGTAGTAGTAATGGTAACAACGGGTCAATGGTAAAAGAAGGGACAATAAAGTCAAAAATACTATGA
- a CDS encoding methylenetetrahydrofolate reductase, whose product MGFADVLDSGKFIITAEVSPPRGTDLSGVLAESHQLQGLVDAVNVTDNQRAMMRMSPMVLCHRLEEAGFTTIMHITCRDRNRLALQSDLLAAHALGIRNVLAMSGDYPTMGDQPSAKPVFDLDSVQLLQMIEKMNNGLDFQDEPIDGPTSLCAGAVANPGARPLALQLLKLNKKVSAKARFIQTQAVFDAEVFHEFADVMKSTGIPLIAGIIPLKSARSARFMNEKIPGVTIPEDDMRRMEAASDPVSEGLEIAAETIARIRQHCRGIHIMPVGGQGNTRRLLEMCGLD is encoded by the coding sequence ATGGGATTTGCGGATGTGCTGGATTCAGGGAAATTCATAATAACTGCCGAGGTCAGTCCGCCCAGAGGTACTGACCTATCAGGAGTACTGGCCGAAAGCCATCAACTGCAGGGCCTGGTGGATGCCGTGAATGTCACAGATAACCAGCGTGCCATGATGCGGATGTCTCCCATGGTACTCTGCCACAGGCTGGAAGAGGCCGGATTTACTACTATTATGCACATAACGTGCAGGGACCGTAACAGGCTGGCACTCCAGTCCGACCTGCTGGCAGCCCATGCACTGGGAATACGTAATGTACTGGCTATGTCAGGTGACTACCCGACCATGGGTGACCAGCCATCAGCCAAACCGGTATTTGACCTGGATTCTGTGCAGTTGTTGCAGATGATTGAAAAGATGAACAATGGACTCGATTTCCAGGATGAGCCCATTGATGGTCCCACATCCCTGTGTGCCGGTGCGGTGGCAAATCCCGGTGCCAGGCCGCTGGCGCTGCAATTGCTTAAGCTCAATAAAAAAGTATCGGCAAAAGCCCGTTTTATCCAGACCCAGGCTGTGTTCGATGCAGAAGTGTTCCATGAGTTCGCAGATGTTATGAAAAGTACCGGAATACCGCTTATTGCCGGTATCATACCCTTAAAGTCTGCCCGGAGCGCCAGGTTCATGAATGAGAAGATACCGGGTGTTACCATCCCCGAAGATGATATGAGAAGAATGGAAGCAGCATCAGACCCGGTATCAGAAGGGCTGGAAATCGCAGCCGAAACCATAGCCAGGATCAGGCAACACTGCCGGGGCATACATATCATGCCTGTCGGCGGACAGGGAAATACCAGGCGGCTGCTTGAGATGTGCGGCCTGGACTGA
- a CDS encoding methylenetetrahydrofolate reductase C-terminal domain-containing protein: MIITRPKTIEEILTMLEKFAPSPICVVGCGICARKIQTGGETQVTSLVDELRSHGLDVLDGKMVKHACSATSWDELSEEVPALAQASALLVLSCGAGVSLLGRISGKPVLPGLDTTSIGGALGDDISEGLCSMCGECDVAIYAGLCPKSGCPKSQVNGPCGGSSDGDCEVGGRKCIWARIFETLDSRGLLALLDDTRPPVCHDRRL, from the coding sequence ATGATAATTACACGCCCAAAGACAATCGAAGAAATACTCACCATGCTTGAGAAGTTCGCACCTTCACCTATCTGCGTGGTTGGTTGTGGCATATGCGCCCGTAAGATACAGACCGGAGGTGAAACCCAGGTGACCAGTCTGGTAGATGAACTGCGCAGCCACGGCCTTGACGTGCTTGACGGCAAAATGGTAAAACATGCCTGCAGTGCCACGTCATGGGATGAGTTGAGTGAGGAAGTTCCTGCACTTGCACAGGCCAGCGCACTGCTTGTGCTGAGCTGCGGTGCCGGTGTTTCATTGCTGGGCCGTATCTCAGGTAAACCCGTGCTGCCCGGCCTTGATACTACATCCATCGGCGGCGCTCTTGGAGATGATATCTCTGAGGGGTTGTGCAGTATGTGCGGGGAATGCGATGTGGCCATATATGCGGGACTGTGCCCGAAATCAGGCTGTCCCAAATCCCAGGTAAATGGGCCCTGCGGCGGCTCCAGTGACGGAGACTGCGAGGTAGGGGGGCGGAAATGTATCTGGGCCAGGATATTCGAGACCCTTGATAGCAGGGGTTTGTTAGCATTACTGGATGATACCAGGCCACCGGTGTGCCATGACAGGAGGCTGTAA